In one Micromonospora polyrhachis genomic region, the following are encoded:
- a CDS encoding M28 family metallopeptidase: MDNQTASPTDNAERAAESWLNRRRMLTVALGGAAAVALPAPAWAATDQRPGAARKPQLTTTDRMVVNRVSAERALRHLRVLCEDIGPRIGGTQSERTAANYIARELDRLGYDVELQPFAVADKFTAQLSSPAGLPTDLCWQVGASAHAALDTSVQGDVVDVGAGEVANYPADVTGKIVLIDYVAAQRERLVEIAVARGAAAVILLAADATPPRMAGTFNPTLPGSASNPVRIPVVGIAQAQKHRLRALLATGRLSLTVATTAHRGLTSHNVIAETSKNKKLRGKNPVSMVSAHYDTVIGAPGANDDGSGTVLCLELARVLREVPTDSTFRFALWGSEEQGLIGSRHYVRELPQAERDRLLAVYQNDMVATSWDPATRYWLLSFTGQSNRATDEVAAAATRLGYEPRISPVTQRGSSDHQSFQEVGIASANFSWRGEESPALLEPPYHSPEDTIAKNISLERLQVSLELIGCAAYATAGKR, translated from the coding sequence GTGGACAACCAGACCGCATCCCCCACCGACAACGCAGAGCGTGCCGCAGAATCCTGGCTGAACCGCCGTCGCATGCTGACCGTCGCCCTCGGTGGCGCTGCCGCCGTGGCCCTGCCGGCCCCGGCCTGGGCCGCCACCGACCAGCGGCCCGGTGCCGCCCGCAAACCCCAGCTCACCACCACCGACCGCATGGTGGTCAACCGCGTCTCGGCCGAACGCGCCCTCCGGCACCTCCGGGTGCTCTGCGAGGATATCGGCCCACGGATCGGCGGCACCCAGTCCGAGCGCACCGCCGCCAACTACATCGCGCGAGAGCTGGACCGGCTCGGCTACGACGTCGAACTACAGCCGTTCGCGGTGGCGGACAAGTTCACCGCCCAGCTCAGCTCGCCGGCTGGGCTCCCCACCGACCTGTGCTGGCAGGTTGGCGCATCGGCGCACGCCGCCCTGGACACCAGCGTCCAGGGTGACGTCGTGGACGTCGGGGCCGGTGAGGTGGCGAACTACCCCGCCGATGTCACCGGCAAGATCGTCCTCATCGACTACGTCGCCGCCCAGCGGGAACGACTGGTCGAGATCGCCGTCGCCCGTGGTGCCGCCGCAGTCATCCTCCTGGCCGCCGACGCCACGCCGCCCCGAATGGCCGGCACCTTCAACCCGACCCTGCCCGGCTCGGCGTCGAACCCGGTGCGCATCCCCGTCGTCGGGATCGCCCAGGCGCAGAAGCACCGGCTGCGGGCCCTGCTCGCCACGGGCCGGCTCAGCCTGACCGTCGCCACCACCGCCCACCGGGGACTGACCTCCCACAACGTCATCGCCGAGACTTCGAAGAACAAGAAGCTCAGGGGCAAGAACCCGGTCTCCATGGTGAGCGCCCACTACGACACGGTGATCGGCGCACCGGGTGCCAACGACGACGGCTCGGGCACCGTACTCTGTCTCGAACTTGCCCGGGTGCTGCGCGAGGTCCCGACGGACTCGACCTTCCGCTTCGCGTTGTGGGGCTCGGAGGAGCAGGGCCTCATCGGCTCCCGGCACTACGTACGCGAACTCCCGCAGGCCGAGCGCGACCGCCTCCTCGCCGTCTACCAGAACGACATGGTGGCGACGAGCTGGGACCCGGCGACCCGCTACTGGCTGCTCTCCTTCACCGGCCAGTCGAACCGGGCGACCGATGAGGTGGCCGCCGCCGCGACCCGGCTGGGCTACGAGCCCCGCATCTCGCCGGTCACCCAGCGGGGCTCCAGCGACCACCAGTCCTTCCAGGAGGTCGGCATCGCCAGTGCCAACTTCTCCTGGCGGGGTGAAGAGTCGCCGGCGCTGCTGGAACCGCCGTACCACAGCCCCGAGGACACCATCGCGAAGAACATCAGCCTGGAACGGCTCCAGGTGTCGCTGGAACTGATCGGCTGCGCCGCGTACGCCACCGCCGGCAAGCGGTAA
- a CDS encoding threonine aldolase family protein, translating to MAEPAPAGAAPRLVDLRSDTVTRPTAGMRVAMAEAEVGDDVYGEDPTVNALEAEVAAMFGHEAALFAPTGSMANQIALQVLVPPGYELLCDADAHVVTYEVGAAAAYGGVSSRTWSAVGAAIDPAVVAGMVRPDGYHAVPTRAIAVEQTHNRGGGGVIPLTTLRELRRIADDAGVGLHCDGARIWHAHIADGVPLASYGELFDSLSVCLSKGLGAPVGSLMVGSAEKIERARQIRKRLGGGMRQVGVLAAAGRYALRHHLDRLVEDHARAARLAEALAPFAVVAGDGTVRTNIVPLDLTKCALDAPTLAARARAAGVLVSVLGPRTARLVTHLDLDDAAIDRAVGVLTGIFRR from the coding sequence GTGGCTGAACCGGCACCCGCAGGTGCGGCTCCCCGCCTCGTCGACCTGCGGTCGGACACGGTGACCCGGCCCACCGCCGGGATGCGCGTCGCCATGGCCGAGGCCGAGGTCGGCGACGACGTGTACGGCGAGGACCCGACCGTCAACGCCCTGGAGGCCGAGGTCGCGGCGATGTTCGGGCACGAGGCGGCCCTGTTCGCCCCGACCGGGTCGATGGCCAACCAGATCGCCCTCCAGGTGCTGGTGCCACCCGGCTACGAACTGCTCTGCGACGCCGACGCGCACGTGGTGACGTACGAGGTCGGTGCCGCCGCCGCGTACGGGGGAGTCTCGTCGCGTACCTGGTCGGCGGTGGGCGCGGCCATCGACCCGGCGGTGGTGGCCGGCATGGTCCGGCCGGACGGCTACCACGCGGTGCCGACCCGGGCGATCGCCGTGGAGCAGACCCACAACCGGGGCGGCGGCGGAGTCATCCCGCTGACGACCCTGCGCGAGCTGCGCCGGATCGCCGACGACGCCGGGGTGGGGCTGCACTGCGACGGTGCCCGGATCTGGCACGCCCACATCGCCGACGGGGTGCCGCTGGCCAGCTACGGCGAGCTGTTCGACAGCCTGTCGGTCTGCCTCTCCAAGGGGCTCGGTGCCCCGGTCGGCTCCCTGATGGTGGGCAGCGCGGAGAAGATCGAACGGGCCCGACAGATCCGCAAGCGGCTCGGTGGTGGCATGCGGCAGGTTGGCGTCCTGGCCGCCGCCGGTCGGTACGCGCTGCGGCACCACCTCGACCGGCTGGTCGAGGACCACGCACGGGCCGCCCGACTGGCCGAGGCACTGGCCCCGTTCGCCGTGGTGGCCGGAGACGGCACGGTACGTACCAACATCGTGCCGCTGGACCTGACCAAGTGCGCCCTGGACGCGCCCACCCTGGCGGCGCGGGCCCGCGCCGCGGGCGTACTCGTCTCGGTGCTCGGGCCACGGACCGCGCGGCTCGTCACCCACCTCGACCTCGACGACGCGGCGATCGACCGGGCCGTCGGGGTACTCACCGGCATCTTCCGGCGTTGA
- a CDS encoding YbjN domain-containing protein: MAGGTLDPEDVTTEGLRRIFDSAYLETSLDDDGDLVVRDNYRVLVLPRENGERIRLMSMFGVDPDSALEDRLQLANKINDVMVLVRASVTERGSFCFDCDITVTGGLPIRTFMATFRRFLRCMEEALTLDEDDVLT; encoded by the coding sequence ATGGCAGGCGGGACACTCGATCCGGAGGACGTCACCACCGAGGGGCTACGCAGGATCTTCGATAGCGCGTACCTGGAGACATCCCTGGACGACGACGGCGACCTGGTGGTGCGGGACAACTACCGGGTGCTGGTCCTGCCGCGGGAGAACGGTGAGCGGATCCGTCTCATGTCCATGTTCGGGGTGGACCCGGACTCCGCGCTGGAAGACCGACTCCAGCTGGCCAACAAGATCAATGACGTGATGGTCCTGGTCCGGGCCTCGGTGACCGAACGAGGCAGCTTCTGCTTCGACTGCGACATCACCGTGACCGGCGGTCTGCCCATCCGCACCTTCATGGCGACGTTCCGGCGGTTCCTCCGTTGCATGGAGGAGGCTCTCACCCTCGACGAGGACGACGTCCTCACCTGA
- a CDS encoding 2'-5' RNA ligase family protein has protein sequence MVAALELFLDTDATRRIRVLWNALESEGVQSMRSLLGQRHRPHVSLAVAPRLDPEQVAGALAGAPVAPPLRLSFQYAGQFVGRVLWLGLVPTPELLAHQASVYVRLTRAGLALSEHYQPGRWVPHCTLSMRVPNVLMGVAVRRCLEVLPVEATVVGGAVTDHARDIAHPLP, from the coding sequence GTGGTCGCGGCACTGGAACTCTTTCTCGACACCGACGCCACCCGGCGGATCCGGGTGCTGTGGAACGCGCTGGAGTCCGAGGGCGTGCAGAGCATGCGTTCGTTGCTTGGGCAGCGGCACCGGCCGCACGTCTCGCTGGCGGTCGCCCCCCGGCTCGACCCCGAGCAGGTCGCCGGAGCACTGGCCGGGGCACCAGTGGCCCCGCCGTTACGGTTGTCGTTCCAGTACGCCGGCCAGTTCGTCGGCCGGGTGCTGTGGCTGGGGCTGGTGCCCACCCCCGAACTGCTGGCCCACCAGGCTTCGGTGTATGTCCGGCTGACCCGGGCCGGGCTCGCCCTCTCCGAGCACTACCAGCCGGGGCGCTGGGTGCCGCACTGCACACTCTCGATGCGAGTGCCGAACGTGCTGATGGGGGTCGCGGTGCGGCGCTGTCTGGAGGTGCTTCCGGTCGAGGCGACGGTGGTCGGCGGGGCGGTCACCGACCATGCCCGGGACATCGCCCACCCGCTGCCCTGA
- a CDS encoding deoxyribonuclease IV has product MSLNRPVGSHTPTSGGLAKAALPYLDAAGSEVAQIYVGNSRGWALPAGNPAQDAAFRDGCAERGIPTYIHASLLVNLGSPTPATVEKSTATLAHALRRGAAIGAAGVVYHAGSAVDDGHADAAMRQVREALLPLLDEAANTEGPKLLVEPSAGGGRSLASRVEHLGPYLDVVEWHPWLGVCLDTCHAWAAGHDLACEGGMTQTIDDLVATVGSDRLWLVHANDSMDLRGSTRDRHETIGKGSIGEPAFAELMTHPATAGVPVVVETPSEGHAGHAADIATLKRFRP; this is encoded by the coding sequence ATGTCACTGAACCGGCCGGTGGGGTCGCACACTCCCACCTCCGGCGGGCTGGCCAAGGCCGCCCTGCCGTACCTGGACGCGGCCGGATCCGAGGTGGCGCAGATCTACGTCGGCAACTCCCGGGGCTGGGCGTTGCCGGCCGGCAACCCGGCCCAGGACGCCGCGTTCCGGGACGGCTGCGCCGAACGCGGAATCCCGACGTACATCCACGCATCCCTGCTGGTCAACCTCGGTTCGCCCACTCCGGCGACGGTGGAGAAGTCGACCGCCACGCTGGCGCACGCGCTGCGCCGGGGGGCGGCGATCGGCGCGGCCGGGGTGGTCTACCACGCCGGCAGCGCGGTGGACGACGGCCACGCCGACGCGGCCATGCGACAGGTACGCGAGGCGCTGCTGCCGCTGCTCGACGAGGCGGCCAACACCGAAGGGCCGAAGCTGCTGGTCGAGCCGAGCGCGGGCGGCGGTCGGTCGTTGGCCTCCCGGGTCGAGCACCTGGGCCCATACCTGGATGTGGTGGAGTGGCACCCGTGGCTGGGCGTCTGCCTGGACACCTGCCATGCCTGGGCGGCCGGGCACGATCTGGCCTGCGAGGGTGGAATGACCCAGACGATCGACGATCTGGTCGCCACGGTCGGATCCGACCGGCTGTGGCTGGTGCACGCCAACGATTCGATGGACCTGCGCGGATCGACCCGGGACCGGCACGAGACGATCGGTAAGGGCAGCATCGGCGAGCCGGCGTTCGCCGAGCTGATGACCCATCCGGCCACTGCGGGCGTACCGGTGGTGGTGGAGACCCCGTCGGAGGGGCACGCCGGTCACGCGGCGGACATCGCCACCCTCAAGCGTTTCCGCCCCTGA
- a CDS encoding glycosyl hydrolase family 18 protein, whose translation MKRSLRRALWAGAAMVLAVAAVPVTAALGAGNLTTTFAVASDWGSGHEVRVTVTNGTDAPVSNWRVEFDLPAGTTLNSFWDADVTRTGDHYVAVKKSWAGALAPGASANWGYIGSGGYRSPLNCTINGASCSGGSTPTATPTSVPPTSVPPTTPPPTDPPGGNGKVVGYFAEWGVYARNYHVKNIHTSGSAAKLTHIMYAFGNTTGGRCSIGDSYADYDKAYTAADSVDGVADTWDQPLRGNFNQLRKLKQMYPHLKVIWSFGGWTWSSGFTQAAQNPAAFAQSCYNLVEDPRWADVFDGIDLDWEYPNACGLTCDTSGPNAFKNLVAAVRAKFGAANLVTAAITADGSSGGKIDATDYAGAMPHLDWIMPMTYDFFGAWAAQGPTAPHSPLHSYTGIPQQGFWSDAAIQKLKGKGIPANKMLLGIGFYGRGWTGVTQATPGGTATGPAPGTYEQGIEDYKVLKNSCPATGTVAGTAYAKCGSNWWSYDTPSTINGKMAYAKSQGLGGSFFWELSGDTSNGELIGAIKSGLG comes from the coding sequence ATGAAGCGATCCCTCCGTCGAGCCCTCTGGGCCGGTGCCGCGATGGTCCTGGCCGTCGCGGCGGTGCCGGTCACCGCGGCGCTCGGAGCAGGAAATCTGACCACCACCTTCGCCGTCGCCTCGGACTGGGGCTCCGGCCACGAGGTCCGGGTCACGGTCACCAACGGCACCGACGCCCCGGTCAGCAACTGGCGGGTCGAGTTCGACCTGCCCGCTGGCACCACTCTGAACAGCTTCTGGGACGCCGACGTGACCCGTACCGGCGACCACTACGTCGCGGTGAAGAAGAGCTGGGCCGGCGCGCTCGCCCCCGGAGCGTCCGCGAACTGGGGCTACATCGGCAGCGGCGGCTACCGGTCGCCGCTGAACTGCACGATCAACGGTGCGTCCTGCTCCGGTGGCAGCACGCCGACCGCGACACCGACCAGCGTCCCGCCGACGTCGGTGCCGCCCACCACCCCGCCGCCGACCGACCCGCCAGGCGGGAACGGCAAGGTCGTCGGCTACTTCGCCGAGTGGGGCGTCTACGCCCGGAACTACCACGTCAAGAACATCCACACCAGCGGCTCGGCCGCCAAGCTCACCCACATCATGTACGCCTTCGGTAACACCACCGGCGGGCGCTGCTCGATCGGGGACAGCTACGCCGACTACGACAAGGCGTACACGGCGGCGGACAGTGTCGACGGCGTCGCCGACACCTGGGACCAGCCACTACGCGGCAACTTCAACCAGTTGCGCAAGCTCAAGCAGATGTACCCGCACCTGAAGGTGATCTGGTCCTTCGGTGGCTGGACCTGGTCCAGCGGCTTCACCCAGGCCGCGCAGAACCCGGCCGCGTTCGCCCAGTCCTGCTACAACCTGGTCGAGGATCCGCGCTGGGCGGATGTATTCGACGGCATCGACCTCGACTGGGAGTACCCGAACGCCTGCGGCCTGACCTGTGACACCAGCGGGCCGAACGCCTTCAAGAACCTGGTCGCCGCGGTCCGCGCCAAGTTCGGCGCGGCCAACCTGGTCACCGCCGCGATCACGGCGGACGGCAGCAGCGGCGGCAAGATCGACGCGACCGACTACGCCGGGGCGATGCCGCACCTCGACTGGATCATGCCCATGACGTACGACTTCTTCGGCGCCTGGGCGGCGCAGGGGCCGACCGCTCCGCACTCTCCGCTGCACTCGTACACCGGCATTCCGCAACAGGGCTTCTGGTCCGACGCGGCGATCCAGAAGCTGAAGGGCAAGGGCATTCCGGCCAACAAGATGCTCCTCGGTATCGGCTTCTACGGTCGTGGCTGGACCGGCGTCACCCAGGCCACCCCGGGCGGTACGGCCACCGGCCCGGCCCCGGGCACCTACGAGCAGGGCATCGAGGACTACAAGGTGCTCAAGAACAGTTGCCCGGCGACCGGCACCGTGGCCGGTACGGCGTACGCCAAGTGCGGCAGCAACTGGTGGAGCTACGACACTCCCAGCACCATCAACGGCAAGATGGCCTATGCCAAGAGTCAGGGCCTCGGCGGATCCTTCTTCTGGGAGCTCTCCGGTGACACCAGCAACGGTGAGCTGATCGGTGCCATCAAGAGCGGCCTCGGCTAG
- a CDS encoding class II 3-deoxy-7-phosphoheptulonate synthase has protein sequence MRQEWHQLSYPGVDNPGLQTSRPTIDSAEDEALGLDRWRDLPRAQTPPWPDPAVVDEVCKILDNVPSVVAPYEVDQLRQRLALVCEGKAFLLQGGDCAETFTDNTESHLLANARTLLQMAIVLTYGASLPVVKVARVAGQYTKPRSLPTDARGLPAYRGDMINSLEAVPEARVADPQRMIRAYANSAAAMNMLRAYLAGGLADLHAVHDWNKGFVKTSPAGERYEAIAREIDRALAFIRACGMTQDEALRTVTLYCSHEALALEYDRALTRVSANRAYGLSGHFLWIGERTRQIDGAHIDFISRIANPIGVKLGPTTTPDEALELCEKLNPDNIPGRLTLISRMGNHRVRDALPPIVAKVSAAGAKVVWQCDPMHGNTHESSNGYKTRHFDRIVDEVLGYFEVHRGLETHPGGLHVELTGEDVTECLGGAQGIEDLDLPDRYETACDPRLNTQQSLELAFLVAEMLRG, from the coding sequence ATGCGCCAAGAGTGGCACCAGTTGAGCTACCCGGGGGTGGACAACCCCGGTCTGCAGACCAGCCGCCCCACCATCGACTCGGCCGAGGACGAGGCCCTCGGCCTTGACCGGTGGCGGGACCTGCCCCGGGCCCAGACTCCGCCCTGGCCCGACCCGGCGGTGGTCGACGAGGTGTGCAAGATCCTCGACAATGTCCCGTCGGTCGTTGCGCCGTACGAGGTCGACCAGCTGCGGCAACGGCTGGCCCTGGTCTGTGAGGGCAAGGCCTTCCTGTTGCAGGGCGGCGACTGTGCCGAGACGTTCACCGACAACACCGAGAGCCACCTCCTGGCCAACGCGCGCACCCTCCTGCAGATGGCCATCGTGCTCACGTACGGGGCGTCGCTGCCGGTGGTAAAGGTGGCCCGGGTCGCCGGCCAGTACACCAAGCCGAGGTCGCTGCCGACGGATGCGCGCGGTCTGCCCGCGTACCGGGGCGACATGATCAACTCGCTGGAGGCGGTGCCGGAGGCCCGCGTCGCCGACCCACAGCGCATGATCCGGGCGTACGCCAACTCGGCGGCGGCGATGAACATGCTCCGCGCCTACCTGGCCGGTGGGCTGGCCGACCTGCACGCCGTACACGACTGGAACAAGGGCTTCGTCAAGACCTCCCCGGCGGGGGAGCGCTACGAGGCGATCGCCCGGGAGATCGACCGGGCGCTGGCGTTCATCCGGGCCTGCGGGATGACCCAGGACGAGGCGCTGCGTACGGTCACCCTCTACTGCTCGCACGAGGCGCTGGCGCTGGAGTACGACCGGGCGCTCACCCGGGTCTCCGCCAACCGGGCGTACGGACTCTCCGGCCACTTCCTCTGGATCGGTGAGCGCACCCGGCAGATCGACGGGGCGCACATCGACTTCATCTCCCGGATCGCCAACCCGATCGGCGTCAAGCTCGGCCCGACCACCACCCCCGACGAGGCGCTCGAACTCTGCGAGAAGCTCAACCCGGACAACATTCCCGGCCGGCTCACCCTGATCAGCCGGATGGGCAACCACCGGGTCCGGGACGCCCTGCCGCCGATCGTGGCGAAGGTGTCCGCTGCCGGGGCCAAGGTGGTGTGGCAGTGCGACCCGATGCACGGCAACACCCACGAGTCGTCCAACGGCTACAAGACCCGGCACTTCGACCGGATCGTCGACGAGGTGCTCGGCTACTTCGAGGTGCACCGGGGCCTGGAGACCCACCCGGGCGGGCTGCACGTCGAACTGACCGGCGAGGACGTCACCGAGTGTCTGGGCGGCGCGCAGGGCATCGAGGACCTCGACCTGCCCGACCGGTACGAGACCGCCTGCGACCCCCGGCTCAACACCCAGCAGTCGCTGGAACTGGCCTTCCTGGTGGCGGAGATGCTGCGTGGCTGA